The Candidatus Alcyoniella australis genome window below encodes:
- a CDS encoding zf-TFIIB domain-containing protein yields MDPKIGKKNEDEYFARQEYERQRKLAQQREAQLEQDQRDQLKQTHWMRCPKDGMELVEIEFMGVKVDKCTHCGGIFLDAGELDQLFAVNSKQSGVIIKVLQVFR; encoded by the coding sequence ATGGATCCCAAGATCGGCAAGAAGAACGAGGACGAGTACTTCGCACGCCAGGAGTACGAGCGTCAGCGGAAACTGGCGCAGCAGCGCGAGGCGCAGCTCGAGCAGGACCAGCGCGATCAGCTCAAACAGACCCACTGGATGCGCTGCCCCAAGGACGGAATGGAGCTGGTCGAAATCGAGTTCATGGGAGTCAAGGTCGACAAGTGCACGCACTGCGGCGGGATCTTTCTCGACGCGGGCGAGCTCGATCAACTTTTCGCGGTCAACAGCAAGCAATCGGGCGTGATCATCAAGGTTCTCCAAGTCTTCCGCTGA
- the kdsA gene encoding 3-deoxy-8-phosphooctulonate synthase, giving the protein MKNVTIGDVPIGRGHPLALICGPCVLEDIDVALRVAEHVSKLCRKLGVGYVFKASYEKDNRGSATGYLGPGLHDGLEQLAQIKAQIGVPVLSDIHRIEDIAAAAEVLDVLQIPAYLCQQTSLMLAAGAAGKPVNVKKGQFLAPENMSSAVGKLRHAGCDQVLLTERGSCFGYNRLVSDLRCIPIMQDLGCPVVYDSTHIVRIYGIPSADPRGGEPQFVPHLTRAAVAAGTNALFLEAHPEPSSARCDAASMIDLGTLDRLLEQSAQLAQLVRQMEVD; this is encoded by the coding sequence ATGAAGAACGTAACAATCGGCGACGTCCCCATCGGCCGCGGACATCCGCTGGCCCTGATCTGCGGGCCGTGCGTGCTCGAGGACATCGACGTGGCCCTGCGCGTGGCCGAGCACGTAAGCAAGCTGTGTCGAAAGCTGGGCGTGGGCTACGTGTTCAAGGCCAGTTACGAGAAAGACAACCGCGGTTCGGCCACCGGCTACCTGGGCCCGGGGCTGCACGACGGACTGGAACAGCTGGCGCAGATCAAAGCGCAGATCGGCGTGCCCGTGCTTTCCGACATCCACCGCATCGAGGACATCGCGGCCGCGGCCGAGGTGCTCGATGTGCTGCAGATCCCGGCCTACCTCTGCCAGCAGACAAGCCTGATGCTCGCGGCAGGCGCCGCGGGGAAGCCGGTCAACGTCAAGAAGGGGCAGTTCCTCGCGCCGGAGAACATGTCCTCGGCCGTGGGCAAGCTGCGCCATGCGGGGTGCGATCAGGTGCTGCTCACCGAGCGCGGCTCGTGCTTCGGCTACAACCGGCTGGTGTCGGATTTGCGCTGCATCCCGATCATGCAGGACCTGGGATGCCCGGTGGTCTACGACTCGACGCACATCGTGCGCATCTACGGCATTCCCAGCGCGGACCCGCGCGGAGGCGAGCCGCAGTTCGTGCCGCACCTGACGCGCGCGGCCGTGGCGGCGGGCACCAACGCACTGTTTCTTGAGGCTCATCCCGAGCCGTCCAGCGCGCGTTGCGACGCGGCGAGCATGATCGATCTGGGGACGTTGGACCGGCTGCTGGAACAGAGTGCGCAGCTGGCGCAATTGGTTCGACAAATGGAAGTTGATTAG
- a CDS encoding HAD-IIIA family hydrolase: protein MSRPAAFLDRDGTINVDKGYLCDVEQLELIPGSAEAIVRLNEAGWLVIVVSNQSGIARGLIEPEQLEQVNRRLAQMLAEQGARIDRFYHCPHLPDGKVEQYAMECGCRKPATGMIDQACLDFQIDLEASLMFGDKLSDVGLGRGCAVSAVLLLSGMGIANLEHLREHGGPLPQRVAGDLAQGVDWALSTDRIRRSPRKAQSKIVDLPGAAAAIEQLQRSGRRAAVALGAFDLLHIGQLRYLQMAAALCDELYVGLYSDELAKERLDSWRPLEPLEVRKELVAHLQCVDRVFVVDRPGPTDALLALKPDILAIRPGNDDEFRESARQCGAAVEVCGTRVDPLTSEVIRSIKMRMNRQ from the coding sequence ATGAGCAGGCCGGCCGCATTTCTCGACCGCGACGGGACCATCAACGTTGATAAGGGCTATCTGTGTGATGTCGAGCAGTTGGAGCTGATCCCGGGATCGGCCGAGGCCATTGTGCGCCTCAACGAGGCTGGCTGGTTGGTGATCGTGGTCAGCAACCAATCGGGAATCGCGCGTGGGCTGATCGAGCCTGAACAGCTCGAACAGGTCAACCGTCGGCTGGCCCAGATGCTGGCCGAGCAGGGAGCCCGCATTGACCGCTTTTATCATTGCCCGCATCTGCCCGATGGCAAGGTCGAGCAATACGCAATGGAGTGCGGCTGTCGCAAGCCCGCAACCGGCATGATCGATCAGGCCTGCCTTGATTTCCAGATCGACCTCGAGGCGAGCCTGATGTTCGGCGACAAGCTCTCGGACGTGGGGCTGGGCCGAGGCTGTGCCGTGAGTGCCGTGCTGCTGCTCAGCGGCATGGGAATCGCCAATCTCGAACACCTGCGCGAGCACGGTGGGCCGCTGCCCCAGCGCGTGGCCGGGGATCTGGCCCAGGGCGTGGACTGGGCGCTTTCAACCGACCGTATACGGCGCTCGCCGCGCAAAGCGCAATCCAAGATCGTCGACCTGCCGGGCGCGGCCGCTGCGATCGAGCAGTTGCAACGGTCCGGCCGCAGGGCAGCCGTGGCATTGGGCGCATTCGACCTGCTGCACATCGGGCAGCTGCGCTATTTGCAAATGGCTGCCGCGCTGTGTGACGAGCTGTATGTTGGCTTATACTCGGACGAGCTGGCCAAGGAGCGGCTGGATTCCTGGCGGCCGCTGGAGCCGCTTGAGGTGCGCAAGGAGCTGGTGGCGCACTTGCAGTGCGTGGACCGGGTGTTCGTTGTCGATCGGCCTGGTCCGACGGATGCGCTGTTGGCGCTGAAGCCGGATATACTTGCGATCAGGCCCGGCAACGACGATGAATTTCGCGAGTCGGCCCGGCAGTGCGGTGCGGCCGTGGAGGTCTGCGGCACAAGGGTCGATCCGCTGACCAGCGAGGTCATCAGGAGCATCAAGATGAGGATGAATCGACAGTGA
- a CDS encoding NAD-dependent epimerase/dehydratase family protein, which yields MKALVTGVAGFVGSHLAQRLLNEGMDVVGVDCFTDYYDPRIKHDNLSSVLGHARFEFLELDLAREELGTALDGVELIFHQAAQAGVRASWGKQFAVYTHHNLLGTQMLLEQCKGRELRRLVFASSSSVYGDAEALPTSEDARPAPMSPYGVTKLASEHLCLLYQRNYGVPAVALRYFTVFGPRQRPDMAFHRLLRSALLQDEFELYGDGMQTRDFTYISDIVEGNLLAALNGTDGAVYNLGGGNRTDMNSVIELIQQIAGSMPVVQRRQTAKGDVRHTAADISRAAADLGFAPHVDLREGLGNEWEWIKHIYG from the coding sequence GTGAAGGCGCTGGTAACCGGAGTGGCGGGATTCGTCGGGTCGCACCTGGCCCAACGACTGCTCAACGAGGGCATGGACGTGGTTGGTGTGGACTGCTTCACCGACTACTACGACCCGCGGATTAAGCACGACAACTTAAGCTCGGTCCTAGGCCACGCGCGCTTCGAGTTTCTCGAGCTCGACCTGGCGCGCGAAGAGCTCGGTACGGCCCTGGACGGCGTGGAGCTGATCTTTCACCAGGCGGCTCAGGCCGGGGTGCGCGCCAGTTGGGGCAAGCAGTTCGCGGTCTACACCCACCACAACCTGCTGGGCACGCAGATGCTGCTCGAGCAGTGCAAGGGCCGCGAGCTTAGGCGGCTGGTGTTCGCCTCGTCCAGCTCGGTTTACGGCGACGCCGAGGCGCTGCCCACAAGCGAGGATGCGCGGCCCGCACCGATGTCGCCCTACGGCGTGACCAAGCTCGCCTCCGAGCACCTTTGTCTACTCTATCAGCGCAACTACGGCGTGCCCGCCGTGGCCCTGCGCTACTTCACGGTCTTCGGGCCGCGTCAGCGGCCGGACATGGCGTTCCATCGGCTACTGCGTTCCGCGCTGCTGCAGGATGAATTCGAGCTTTACGGCGACGGGATGCAGACTCGCGATTTCACCTATATCTCGGACATCGTCGAGGGGAATCTCCTCGCCGCGCTCAATGGAACCGACGGGGCGGTGTATAATCTCGGTGGCGGAAACCGAACCGACATGAACTCGGTTATCGAGCTGATCCAGCAGATCGCCGGCAGTATGCCGGTGGTTCAGCGTCGGCAGACTGCCAAGGGTGACGTGCGGCATACGGCCGCCGACATCTCGCGGGCAGCGGCCGATCTGGGTTTCGCTCCGCATGTCGATCTCAGGGAGGGGCTTGGCAATGAGTGGGAATGGATCAAACACATCTACGGCTGA
- the waaF gene encoding lipopolysaccharide heptosyltransferase II, with product MEPESVLVVQTAYLGDVALTTPLLDALRSAWPATTIDVLVRPEFVPLLAAHPSGARAVPLDKRGKDRGPIGSLLSAARLGRANYDLALSPHRSLRSALTLRLAGIPQRVGFDDAVGARLYTQTVGRDPALHEVERVLSLLPAVGIAVPRKPRLSLGIEQNAQQSVERLLADCAIDSDAALVGVSPSSVWATKRWPPDRFAALINRIVDQTGMRVLLIGGADDSALCNDVLAMCNAGVTNLAGRTTIAELTALISRLALYVTNDSGPMHLAVACNVPLLALFGSTVPEQGYAPYTANCEIVQREGLACRPCGPHGHQRCPEKHFNCMNELGVDQAMAALLMLARRNGVI from the coding sequence GTGGAACCTGAGTCCGTGCTGGTGGTGCAGACCGCGTATTTGGGCGACGTGGCCCTGACCACGCCGCTGCTCGACGCCCTGCGTTCGGCCTGGCCCGCGACCACGATCGACGTGCTGGTGCGGCCGGAGTTCGTGCCGTTGCTGGCGGCACATCCGTCGGGAGCGCGTGCGGTGCCCCTGGACAAGCGTGGTAAGGACCGCGGCCCGATCGGCTCGCTGCTTTCCGCAGCGCGTTTGGGACGCGCGAACTACGATTTGGCGCTATCTCCCCATCGCTCTTTGCGCAGCGCGCTGACTCTGCGGCTGGCGGGCATCCCGCAACGCGTGGGGTTCGACGACGCGGTGGGCGCTCGGCTCTATACGCAGACGGTCGGGCGCGACCCGGCGTTGCACGAGGTTGAACGCGTACTCTCGCTGCTGCCTGCGGTGGGCATCGCGGTTCCCCGGAAACCGCGGCTGAGCCTGGGGATCGAACAGAATGCGCAGCAATCCGTTGAGCGACTGCTGGCCGATTGCGCCATCGATTCGGACGCGGCGCTGGTCGGGGTCAGCCCTTCCAGCGTCTGGGCCACTAAGCGCTGGCCGCCTGATCGATTCGCCGCGCTGATAAATCGGATTGTGGATCAGACCGGGATGCGGGTGCTGCTGATCGGCGGAGCGGACGACTCCGCGCTTTGCAACGACGTGCTGGCGATGTGCAACGCGGGCGTAACCAATCTGGCCGGGCGCACGACGATCGCCGAGCTTACGGCGCTGATCTCGCGACTGGCGCTCTACGTGACCAACGATTCGGGACCGATGCACCTGGCCGTGGCCTGCAACGTGCCGCTGCTTGCGCTGTTCGGCTCGACCGTTCCCGAGCAAGGCTACGCGCCGTACACCGCGAACTGCGAGATCGTGCAGCGCGAGGGGCTGGCATGCCGACCGTGCGGACCCCACGGACACCAGCGCTGTCCGGAAAAACATTTCAACTGCATGAACGAGCTGGGCGTGGACCAGGCGATGGCAGCGCTGCTGATGCTCGCGCGACGCAACGGGGTGATCTGA
- the fsa gene encoding fructose-6-phosphate aldolase, translated as MLIFIDSANVDEITRAASLGLCDGVTTNPTLIMKQGADHHTRISEICAVFSGPVLAEPVSSEADAIVAEGRELHAIADNVVVKIPIGMPGVEAIHRLSSEGIDCAATLIFSASQALIASKAGARFICPFVGRLDDVSTDGMEMIRQSAALYDAYELPTQIIVASVRHPLHLIESGLAGADGITLPFSVLAKLLSHPLTDLGIEQFRKDAQKVGGA; from the coding sequence ATGTTGATATTCATCGATAGCGCAAACGTAGACGAGATCACACGCGCGGCGTCGCTGGGGCTGTGCGACGGCGTGACCACCAACCCGACCCTGATTATGAAGCAGGGCGCGGATCACCACACGCGGATCAGCGAGATCTGCGCGGTTTTTAGCGGCCCGGTGCTGGCCGAGCCGGTAAGCAGCGAGGCCGACGCCATCGTGGCCGAGGGGCGCGAGCTACACGCCATTGCCGACAATGTAGTTGTAAAAATTCCGATCGGCATGCCCGGGGTCGAGGCGATCCATCGTCTGAGCTCCGAGGGGATCGACTGCGCGGCCACCCTGATCTTCAGCGCCTCCCAGGCCCTGATCGCATCCAAGGCTGGCGCGCGTTTCATCTGCCCGTTCGTGGGCAGGCTCGACGACGTGTCCACCGACGGCATGGAGATGATCCGTCAATCAGCCGCGCTCTACGACGCTTACGAGCTGCCTACGCAGATCATCGTCGCCTCGGTACGCCACCCGCTGCACCTGATCGAAAGCGGCCTGGCCGGAGCTGACGGAATCACGTTGCCCTTCAGCGTGCTCGCCAAACTGCTTTCGCATCCGCTGACCGACCTGGGAATCGAGCAGTTCCGCAAGGACGCGCAAAAGGTCGGCGGAGCCTGA
- a CDS encoding glycosyltransferase: MPKKIPSLHIDLERTWRGGQRQVLFLVRELRAVGHQAFLVSRPGTPIAERFEELRMPVSTMRVFGELDLLAARRIAKIAREQGIRILHAHSSHAHTLALLAARDVPGGRVVVHRRVDFKPGEDALNRWKYRAVDGYVAISKAVRDVLIQSGIDAGKILVVHSAVEYRPPADDARERVRAELGLESTDKLLLNVGALVDHKGHQFLIEAMPTVLARFADLTCAVAGDGELRKELEQQINGLGLGDRVKLLGFRDDVPDLLAAADLYVSTSHLEGLNTSLLDASLAGLPVVATRAGGQVEAVSDGSSGLLAQNRDPADIADKIVTILSDEKLAARLAGGGREFAAEFSPQSMARQVAQFYWSLVD, encoded by the coding sequence ATGCCCAAGAAGATCCCTAGCCTGCACATCGACCTCGAGCGCACTTGGCGCGGCGGACAACGCCAGGTGCTGTTCCTGGTGCGCGAGCTGCGCGCCGTAGGGCACCAGGCTTTTTTAGTCTCGCGACCGGGTACGCCGATCGCCGAGCGCTTCGAGGAGCTGCGCATGCCGGTGAGCACCATGCGCGTGTTCGGCGAGCTCGATTTATTGGCTGCCAGACGCATCGCCAAGATCGCCCGCGAACAGGGGATACGCATTCTCCACGCCCATTCCAGCCACGCGCACACCCTGGCGCTGCTCGCCGCGCGCGACGTTCCCGGCGGGCGGGTCGTGGTCCACCGCCGCGTCGATTTCAAGCCAGGAGAGGACGCGCTCAACCGCTGGAAGTACAGAGCGGTGGACGGCTACGTTGCGATCAGCAAGGCGGTGCGCGACGTGCTGATCCAAAGCGGCATTGACGCGGGAAAGATTCTGGTCGTGCACTCGGCCGTGGAATACCGACCGCCGGCGGACGACGCGCGGGAGCGGGTGCGCGCCGAGCTGGGGCTCGAATCCACAGACAAGCTGCTGCTCAACGTCGGTGCGCTGGTCGATCACAAGGGACACCAGTTTTTAATCGAGGCGATGCCTACGGTGTTGGCGCGCTTTGCCGACCTGACCTGCGCAGTGGCCGGCGACGGGGAACTGCGCAAGGAGCTCGAGCAGCAGATCAACGGGCTCGGCCTCGGCGATCGGGTGAAGCTGCTGGGGTTCCGCGACGATGTGCCCGACCTGCTGGCCGCCGCGGACCTCTACGTCTCGACAAGCCACCTTGAGGGGCTAAACACCTCACTGCTCGACGCATCCCTGGCCGGGCTGCCGGTTGTGGCGACCCGCGCCGGAGGGCAGGTCGAGGCCGTGTCCGACGGGTCCAGCGGACTGTTGGCCCAAAATCGCGACCCCGCAGACATCGCCGACAAGATAGTCACGATCCTCTCCGATGAAAAGCTCGCCGCGCGGTTGGCAGGGGGAGGGCGCGAGTTTGCGGCCGAGTTCTCTCCGCAATCCATGGCGCGTCAGGTGGCGCAGTTCTATTGGAGCCTGGTGGACTGA
- a CDS encoding glycosyltransferase family 2 protein, with translation MQPISAVIITRDEANNIVDALRSVEFCDELLVVDSGSVDDTVSLAQQAGARVLHNQWPGHVAQKNFAIDNAAHDWILSIDADERISDELATSIKAAMAAEPAVSGFEVSRRAFYLGRWIDHCGWYPDRRVRLFDRRNARWEGIDPHDFIRVQGPQRRLEGDLLHYTYRDISHHLAVIDRYTTIGADRLAKLGRRATINDIVGRPIWTFFKKYVLKLGVLDGLPGLLVCALSSYYVFLKYAKLWERGRGT, from the coding sequence ATGCAGCCGATCTCGGCCGTAATCATCACCAGGGACGAGGCGAACAACATCGTCGATGCTCTGCGTAGCGTGGAGTTCTGCGATGAATTGCTGGTGGTCGACTCGGGCAGCGTTGACGACACCGTGAGCCTGGCGCAGCAGGCCGGAGCCCGGGTGCTGCACAACCAGTGGCCCGGCCACGTGGCGCAGAAGAACTTTGCCATCGACAACGCCGCGCACGACTGGATCCTCTCGATCGACGCGGACGAGCGGATCAGCGACGAGCTGGCCACCTCGATCAAGGCGGCGATGGCGGCAGAGCCCGCTGTGTCCGGGTTCGAGGTCAGCCGCCGGGCGTTTTACCTCGGCCGCTGGATCGACCACTGCGGCTGGTACCCGGACCGACGGGTGCGGCTGTTCGACCGCCGCAACGCGCGCTGGGAGGGGATCGATCCCCACGACTTCATTCGGGTCCAGGGCCCGCAGCGTAGGCTTGAGGGCGACCTGCTGCACTACACCTACCGCGACATCTCGCATCACCTGGCCGTGATCGACCGCTACACCACCATCGGCGCCGACCGACTGGCCAAACTGGGGCGCAGGGCGACGATCAACGACATCGTCGGGCGACCGATCTGGACTTTTTTTAAGAAGTACGTACTCAAGCTCGGTGTGCTCGACGGCTTACCAGGCCTGCTGGTCTGCGCGCTGAGCTCGTACTACGTGTTCCTCAAATACGCCAAACTCTGGGAGCGCGGACGTGGAACCTGA
- a CDS encoding glycosyltransferase family 9 protein, with protein MRILIVKLGAVGDCVHTLYALHALRRSFPTAHIGWVVEGKSAKVVVGHPDLDQVHVFNRVGFMSDLRALGLRKAYGKLLSTVGPLREQPYDIAIDFQTLLKSGIFSLASNAPLRIGFDKWREGSRLFNNVLVTPQPDDLHAVQKYMALVQAAGAQRCLEPPGLYVPEVEKLEVDRFFAEQRLDSGRVVAINPAASWPTKRWDPERYGAVARELAQRGYTPLVIWGPGEEELAQIVAKGSKAGALIAPPTALQALAHLLSRCALYLGSDSGPMHIAAVMGTPVVALFGPSDPQRVGPLVEPSRVLTHEVDCGPCWKHECPDPRCINRISVEQVVAATLEILDSRP; from the coding sequence ATGCGGATTTTGATCGTCAAACTCGGCGCGGTGGGCGATTGCGTGCACACGCTCTACGCGCTGCACGCTCTGCGCCGCAGCTTTCCCACAGCGCACATCGGCTGGGTGGTCGAAGGCAAGAGCGCCAAGGTTGTGGTGGGACATCCGGACCTGGATCAGGTCCACGTGTTCAACCGCGTGGGATTTATGAGCGACCTGCGCGCACTGGGTCTGCGCAAGGCCTACGGCAAACTGCTGAGCACCGTCGGCCCGCTACGCGAACAGCCCTACGACATTGCCATCGACTTTCAGACGCTGCTCAAGTCCGGGATCTTCAGTCTGGCCTCTAATGCGCCGTTGCGCATCGGCTTTGACAAGTGGCGCGAGGGCAGCCGGCTGTTCAACAACGTGTTGGTCACGCCGCAGCCCGACGATCTCCACGCGGTGCAGAAGTACATGGCGCTTGTTCAGGCTGCGGGCGCACAGCGCTGCCTGGAGCCGCCGGGGCTTTATGTTCCAGAGGTTGAAAAGCTGGAGGTCGATCGTTTCTTTGCCGAGCAACGGCTGGATTCTGGTCGCGTGGTGGCGATAAATCCGGCGGCGAGCTGGCCGACCAAACGCTGGGATCCCGAGCGCTACGGCGCGGTGGCCCGCGAGCTGGCGCAACGCGGCTATACTCCGCTGGTGATCTGGGGGCCAGGAGAAGAGGAGCTGGCGCAAATCGTGGCCAAAGGATCGAAGGCTGGGGCGCTGATCGCGCCGCCAACCGCGCTGCAGGCCCTGGCGCACTTGCTGTCGCGTTGCGCGCTCTATTTGGGCAGCGATTCGGGACCGATGCATATCGCGGCGGTGATGGGCACGCCGGTGGTCGCGCTGTTCGGCCCCAGCGATCCGCAACGGGTCGGGCCGCTGGTCGAGCCATCGCGTGTATTGACCCACGAGGTCGATTGCGGACCGTGCTGGAAGCACGAGTGTCCGGACCCGCGGTGCATCAATCGCATCAGCGTGGAGCAGGTGGTCGCCGCCACGCTGGAGATTTTGGATAGTCGCCCTTGA
- the lpxK gene encoding tetraacyldisaccharide 4'-kinase, translating to MNQEPTPALPPVWLKPGPLVPIARVAAACYGAAIGLRNAAYDHGLLPTHRVQARTVCVGNISVGGAGKTPTVIALARRLHSDGAKVGIVSRGYGGSGSRRGALVCAGNGPLVDAQVAGDEPRLIAQSVPEVPLYVAADRCLAAEHLVRHFGCEIVLMDDGFSHRRLQRDLDLLLIDAVNGFGNSRLLPAGPLREPLTQLKRAKAIVLSKGPADDDLLQWVHRLAGQTPVFQSRLSTVGLRRLEDGSPVDLDEIRGQKVLSFCGLADSGGFDNTVQGLGVQVIARRDFGDHHRYLVRDYEELAALATPDGLTYTLTTAKDAVRLSSQGLRQKGIPMTLVVDVQMEFDDLEGLIALIKG from the coding sequence ATGAATCAGGAGCCGACACCGGCATTGCCGCCCGTGTGGCTCAAGCCCGGCCCCCTGGTGCCGATCGCCCGGGTCGCGGCCGCTTGCTACGGCGCGGCAATCGGTCTGCGCAACGCAGCCTACGATCACGGCCTGTTGCCCACCCATCGCGTGCAGGCGCGTACGGTCTGCGTGGGCAATATCAGCGTGGGCGGAGCGGGCAAGACCCCCACGGTAATCGCGCTGGCCCGGCGGTTGCACTCCGATGGCGCCAAGGTAGGGATCGTCAGCCGGGGTTACGGGGGCAGCGGATCGAGGCGCGGCGCACTGGTCTGCGCGGGGAACGGTCCGCTGGTCGATGCGCAGGTCGCGGGCGACGAGCCGCGGCTGATTGCCCAGAGCGTACCCGAGGTGCCGCTGTACGTGGCAGCCGACCGCTGCCTGGCTGCGGAACACCTGGTGCGGCATTTCGGCTGCGAGATCGTGCTGATGGACGACGGGTTCTCCCATCGTCGGTTGCAGCGCGACCTGGACCTGCTGTTGATCGACGCGGTCAACGGTTTTGGCAACAGTCGGCTGCTGCCCGCCGGTCCGCTACGTGAACCGCTGACGCAGCTTAAGCGCGCCAAGGCGATCGTGCTCTCCAAGGGCCCGGCCGATGACGATCTGCTGCAGTGGGTGCATCGGCTGGCCGGGCAAACGCCGGTGTTCCAAAGCCGACTATCAACGGTCGGCCTGCGGCGGCTCGAAGACGGTAGTCCGGTCGATCTAGATGAAATCAGAGGACAAAAGGTGCTTTCGTTTTGCGGTTTGGCCGATTCCGGAGGGTTTGACAACACTGTGCAGGGGCTTGGCGTACAGGTGATCGCGCGGCGCGACTTCGGCGACCACCATCGCTATTTGGTCCGTGATTACGAAGAGTTGGCCGCGCTTGCGACGCCTGATGGATTGACCTATACTCTGACGACCGCCAAGGACGCGGTGCGGCTTTCTTCACAGGGTTTGCGGCAAAAAGGGATACCAATGACCCTGGTTGTGGACGTACAAATGGAATTCGACGACCTCGAGGGCTTGATCGCCTTGATCAAGGGCTAA